The Flavobacteriales bacterium genome has a segment encoding these proteins:
- a CDS encoding ABC transporter permease yields the protein MKSLFFRIVAADLRLIFRDQTLLVFMISPLLLLLFVKFAVPPLAQYYPVLKEYYLPITMFGSIQSSILFGFLSAFLIIEDKDQQVMNVHRVLPVNPSHYILARMFFFFLLSTFGAWLVLAFGGLTPEIHAKTLLLAVQAGLVAPTIALLIGTFAQNKIEAMAYFKGIDLVLLLPVLSLFISSGWKYALSLFPSFWIYQSYNEIYALNGEYIFTLTSAIVQLSAIVLLTRLFRQRIFNR from the coding sequence ATGAAGTCACTTTTCTTTCGCATTGTAGCTGCCGATTTACGTTTGATTTTCCGCGACCAAACGCTGCTGGTGTTCATGATCTCTCCGCTCCTGCTTTTGCTCTTTGTAAAATTTGCTGTTCCACCATTAGCCCAGTATTATCCTGTACTGAAAGAATACTATTTACCGATTACCATGTTCGGAAGTATTCAGTCGAGTATTCTATTTGGATTTTTATCGGCTTTTCTCATTATTGAGGACAAAGACCAACAGGTGATGAACGTTCACCGCGTTCTTCCGGTTAATCCCAGTCACTATATCCTCGCCCGGATGTTTTTCTTTTTTTTACTGTCGACATTCGGCGCCTGGCTGGTATTGGCATTTGGCGGACTCACCCCCGAAATTCATGCTAAAACCTTGCTCCTCGCCGTTCAAGCCGGACTGGTAGCGCCTACCATTGCTTTATTGATAGGAACATTTGCGCAGAATAAAATTGAGGCGATGGCTTATTTTAAGGGAATCGATCTAGTATTACTTCTTCCGGTTTTAAGTCTGTTTATTTCATCCGGATGGAAATATGCACTATCCCTGTTTCCGAGTTTCTGGATTTATCAATCGTACAACGAAATTTATGCTTTAAACGGTGAATATATTTTTACGCTTACCTCGGCAATTGTCCAGCTCAGTGCCATCGTTCTGCTGACCCGTTTGTTCCGTCAACGAATTTTTAATCGATGA
- a CDS encoding ABC transporter ATP-binding protein, with protein MIQVESLSYNYPNGKEVISNLNFSISKGEIFGFLGPSGSGKSTTQKILFRLLNNYRGTAQIAGKEVSQWNSELFNIIGVGFELPNHYLKMTARENLEFFGGFYRKSMNVDALLESVGLLNDAHKKVSEFSKGMKMRLNFIRSFMHDPEILFLDEPTSGLDPVNAKMVKDIIADLRKKGKTIFITTHQMHDADELCDRVAFLSGGKIMAMDSPAQLKLRHSSNMVEVTVSGQSQKHQFPISKLGSNPDFLSLISHQEIETIHSREASLDEVFIKVTGKNLHE; from the coding sequence ATGATACAGGTAGAATCACTTTCGTACAATTATCCCAATGGGAAAGAGGTTATCAGCAATCTGAATTTTTCCATCAGCAAAGGTGAAATTTTCGGTTTTTTGGGTCCCTCCGGTTCCGGAAAAAGTACCACGCAAAAAATACTTTTTCGTTTGCTGAACAATTATCGCGGAACGGCTCAAATCGCGGGGAAGGAAGTCAGCCAATGGAATTCCGAACTCTTTAACATAATTGGTGTCGGTTTCGAATTACCGAATCATTATTTAAAAATGACGGCAAGGGAAAATCTGGAATTCTTCGGCGGATTTTACCGCAAATCGATGAATGTGGATGCCTTGCTGGAGAGTGTTGGATTATTGAATGATGCCCATAAAAAAGTAAGCGAATTTTCGAAAGGAATGAAAATGCGACTCAATTTCATTCGATCGTTTATGCATGACCCGGAAATCCTGTTTCTGGATGAACCCACTTCCGGACTCGATCCCGTTAATGCAAAAATGGTTAAGGATATTATCGCTGATCTCAGAAAAAAAGGAAAAACCATTTTTATCACCACCCACCAAATGCACGATGCCGATGAATTATGCGATCGCGTTGCATTTTTATCAGGCGGAAAAATCATGGCCATGGATAGTCCCGCCCAACTCAAGCTCAGGCACAGTTCCAATATGGTGGAAGTAACGGTATCGGGACAAAGTCAAAAACATCAATTCCCCATTTCGAAATTGGGATCTAATCCCGATTTTTTATCGCTCATTTCACATCAGGAAATAGAAACCATTCACTCCCGTGAAGCGAGTTTGGATGAAGTGTTTATTAAAGTCACAGGAAAAAACCTGCACGAATGA
- a CDS encoding TetR/AcrR family transcriptional regulator — protein sequence MPKPTFLKLSEEKRKQFMTVCMKEFALNNYDNASISRIVETLGIAKGSVYQYFDDKFDLWMYLKEEAENTKASYVKELNRANYPDFWSYFRAQFRNGINFDLEHPVCSLFLYRMNTQENSATVKPYLDSWKEKARVMFREWVKQEKKAGSFSKKTDTDLIVHFLITMSLSIADLLRNKYHIDFEANIRNGKSLFADNLKELMKGVDELIALMQKALQ from the coding sequence ATGCCAAAACCGACCTTTTTAAAACTCAGCGAAGAAAAAAGAAAACAATTCATGACGGTATGCATGAAGGAATTCGCTTTAAATAATTACGATAATGCCAGTATTAGTCGCATTGTTGAAACCTTGGGAATTGCCAAAGGAAGTGTGTATCAGTATTTCGATGATAAATTCGATTTATGGATGTATTTAAAAGAAGAAGCCGAAAACACAAAAGCATCTTACGTTAAAGAATTAAACCGTGCTAATTATCCCGATTTCTGGTCCTACTTCCGAGCACAATTCCGTAATGGTATCAATTTCGATCTCGAACATCCGGTTTGCAGTTTATTTCTCTACCGTATGAATACCCAGGAAAACAGTGCAACCGTAAAACCCTATCTCGATTCATGGAAAGAAAAAGCGAGAGTGATGTTTAGGGAATGGGTAAAACAAGAAAAAAAGGCCGGTTCATTTTCTAAAAAAACCGACACCGATCTAATTGTCCATTTCCTCATCACCATGAGTTTAAGTATTGCAGATCTGTTGCGCAACAAGTACCATATCGACTTCGAAGCGAATATCCGCAATGGAAAATCTTTGTTTGCCGACAATCTGAAAGAACTGATGAAAGGTGTGGATGAATTAATTGCGCTCATGCAAAAAGCACTTCAATAA